From Halanaerobiales bacterium:
ACTAACCTCCTGTCTGTCTATGGGAGGTTTTTTTTAATTATAGAATAATTTGTGTTTAGAAATTGCAAGGGGGTGAAAAGATGGCAAGACCCGAAAAAGAGGCGGTTGTAGCTGAATTAGCCGATGATTTTTCTAAAGCAAAATCAATGGTTATAACCGATTATTTGGGATTAAATGTAGAAGAGATGACTGAACTCCGTAAAAAGCTTAGAGAAGCAGGAGTTGAATATAAAGTAGTAAAAAATACTCTTGCCAAAATCGCAGCAGAAAAAGCAGAAGTAAAAGATGTAGATCAATTTATTGTTGGTCCTACAGCTATTGCTTTTGGTTTAGAAGATGTAGTTTCTCCAGCAAAAATATTAGTTGATTTTGCTGAAGATCATGAAAACTTAGAGATTAAAGCAGGTACTTTAAACGGTGGAATTATTGATGAAGAAAAAGTAAAATCTTTAGCAGAAATTCCTTCAAGAGAAGAATTATTAGCAAAAGCTTTTGCTGGAATGAAAGCTCCAATAAGTGGACTTGTTAATGTATTACAGGGTAATGTTCGTGGATTAGTACAGGTTTTAAATCAAATTAAAGAACAGAAATAATTATAAACTATATAAGGAGGAAATTAAGAATGAATAAAGAGGAAATTATTGAAGCTATTGAAGA
This genomic window contains:
- the rplJ gene encoding 50S ribosomal protein L10 → MARPEKEAVVAELADDFSKAKSMVITDYLGLNVEEMTELRKKLREAGVEYKVVKNTLAKIAAEKAEVKDVDQFIVGPTAIAFGLEDVVSPAKILVDFAEDHENLEIKAGTLNGGIIDEEKVKSLAEIPSREELLAKAFAGMKAPISGLVNVLQGNVRGLVQVLNQIKEQK